DNA from Sulfurimonas xiamenensis:
AAAAGCATCAGACAACTTTGCCGCAAAGTTATATCTGCTTTGGTATGACACCGATATTGACTTCATCTATAACTACTCCGATAAAGCAAAGGAAAAAATCGGAGTTGATTTCTCCAAAAACATAGATATCAATTTCGAGGTTCACGGCGAGTATGCAAAGGTGTTAAACGATGGATATTCTTACCTCTTGGGAGTTAGATATCTGACTGATTTTGAACTCACAATCATCAGCGAATATCTATACCAATCAGAGGGATTGACAAAAGCCGAAATAGAGACTGCAGACTATATAGCTCCATTTATCGCAAAAGATTATGCCATCACCTCATTTACCCAAAAAGAGCCCTTTGATCTGCTCTACTTCTCGATTTACTATAAAAATATGACAAATCTTCAAGACTGCTCACAACAAAATAAAATTGGAGCAAACTATGCTTTTAAAAATAACACAGAAGTTGATCTATCTTACAATATAAACAGCGGAGGAAGTCTAAGTGAGTTTGGAAAAAAGCAGGCAAAGGATTTTGTCTGGCTTAGAATAACGCTAAACTATTAAAAATTATGATACAATATTTGTAATACTAAAAAAGGAGTGTTTTATTATGAGAAAGTTTACAAAAAAAATAGGATTTAGTTTTGTAGTTGCAACTGCCTTATCTCTCGTTCCTGTCAGTTTAATAGCAGAAGATGTACCTTCAACAGGTCCAATGTCTTTTTCTGCTTTTGATAAAGATAAAGACGGATTTATCAGTGAAGCCGAACACAACAGCGTTAGAGAAGCCAGACAAGAACAAAGAGCCAGTCAAAACAGAGCTATGAGAAATGTACAAAATGCGCCGAACTTTGGAGAGATAGACAGTGATAAAGACGGCAAAATAAGCAAAATGGAGTTTCTTGAAAATCAAAACAAACAGATGCAAGAAAACAGATCCAATAAAGGCTCAAAAAACAGATAGCTACAAAATATAGTCAACCAC
Protein-coding regions in this window:
- a CDS encoding EF-hand domain-containing protein codes for the protein MRKFTKKIGFSFVVATALSLVPVSLIAEDVPSTGPMSFSAFDKDKDGFISEAEHNSVREARQEQRASQNRAMRNVQNAPNFGEIDSDKDGKISKMEFLENQNKQMQENRSNKGSKNR